A portion of the Paenibacillus marchantiae genome contains these proteins:
- a CDS encoding response regulator — MYELLIVDDHAHLVDSLERTMPWEALGIGKVHKAFSGEEALEHCKSYPVDIIITDIRMPGISGLELIEHIKKYDKHFKSILLSGYGEWDYAQEAIRQQVDGYLLKPVDQRELADMLRQLTEALHLEWDERGKQVKAMSMLSEHMPLFREKLLMDLLQGRKLAPKLLEEKMAYYRLPFCPSDETAICLLRIESSAEELNWKDQSLLSSAVANIAEETFSELFHVWHGRDAYEHEVFVLKVREESWLAREKEPELNRQRSLEHLAARLQQHVRHFLKSSISIVVSHWQVMAHGLRETYQDALAILTRHLGGETDLLIRLQDALVPEKPYRVHSLYESPTLIQLFEIYQWEAISAKWDAIFLEVTNKRMDSRETLLELYYHAMGAFSFFAHKNGLSLLEIIPPELEKASEANRFRHMYQLQDWIVLTLERLREMTKSEWNNEQVALIRKVQQFITAHLADATLQTAADHVGLHPAYLSALFKSKASENISEYLYKVRMQRAREILIEQPELKVSDVATAIGYHKPQYFIKLFKEHCGLTPQDFRHQSS, encoded by the coding sequence ATGTATGAGCTACTAATTGTTGATGATCATGCTCATCTCGTGGACAGTCTCGAACGCACCATGCCGTGGGAAGCGCTCGGCATTGGCAAGGTTCACAAGGCTTTCTCTGGCGAAGAGGCACTCGAACATTGCAAGAGCTATCCCGTCGATATTATCATCACCGATATTCGAATGCCCGGGATCTCCGGCCTGGAGCTGATCGAGCATATAAAAAAATACGACAAACACTTCAAAAGCATCCTGCTATCCGGCTACGGCGAATGGGACTACGCACAGGAGGCGATCAGACAACAGGTGGATGGTTATCTGCTCAAGCCAGTCGACCAAAGAGAGCTGGCCGACATGCTGCGCCAACTTACGGAAGCGCTTCATCTGGAATGGGACGAACGGGGAAAACAGGTGAAGGCAATGAGCATGCTCAGCGAACATATGCCATTGTTTCGAGAAAAGCTGCTTATGGATCTGCTTCAAGGTAGGAAGCTTGCTCCCAAACTTCTCGAAGAAAAAATGGCTTATTATCGGCTGCCGTTCTGTCCGAGCGACGAAACTGCAATATGCCTCCTACGCATTGAATCGTCTGCTGAGGAGTTGAACTGGAAGGACCAGTCCCTGCTCTCCTCGGCCGTCGCAAATATCGCTGAGGAAACCTTCTCGGAATTGTTTCATGTCTGGCACGGGCGTGATGCGTACGAGCATGAAGTCTTCGTTCTCAAGGTACGGGAAGAGTCATGGCTAGCGCGGGAGAAGGAGCCGGAGCTTAATCGGCAGCGATCCCTCGAACATTTGGCGGCCAGGCTGCAGCAGCACGTCAGACACTTTCTCAAAAGCAGCATTTCAATCGTCGTGAGCCACTGGCAGGTCATGGCTCATGGCCTGCGTGAAACTTACCAGGACGCACTGGCTATACTCACCCGCCATCTTGGCGGTGAGACGGACCTCTTAATCCGCCTGCAGGACGCCTTAGTGCCGGAAAAGCCCTACCGAGTCCATAGTCTTTACGAGTCACCCACGTTGATCCAGTTGTTCGAAATTTACCAGTGGGAGGCGATCTCTGCCAAGTGGGACGCCATTTTCCTTGAGGTGACAAACAAACGAATGGATTCACGGGAAACGCTCCTTGAGCTCTATTATCACGCGATGGGCGCCTTCAGCTTTTTTGCCCACAAAAACGGACTCAGCCTGCTTGAGATCATCCCTCCAGAGCTGGAAAAGGCCTCTGAAGCCAACCGTTTCCGCCATATGTACCAGCTTCAGGATTGGATAGTACTCACGCTCGAGCGATTGCGGGAGATGACCAAAAGCGAATGGAACAATGAGCAAGTAGCGCTCATCCGTAAGGTCCAGCAGTTCATCACAGCGCATCTCGCGGACGCCACGCTGCAGACGGCAGCGGATCACGTCGGCCTGCATCCCGCGTATCTGTCCGCTCTGTTCAAAAGCAAGGCAAGCGAAAATATTAGCGAATATTTGTACAAAGTGCGCATGCAGCGCGCGCGGGAAATCCTTATCGAGCAACCAGAACTCAAGGTTAGCGACGTTGCGACGGCAATCGGCTACCATAAGCCGCAGTACTTCATCAAGTTGTTCAAAGAGCATTGTGGACTGACACCGCAAGACTTCCGTCATCAATCCTCCTGA
- a CDS encoding DUF4832 domain-containing protein has protein sequence MSNARIARLGLMMVVFCLLGSIMFMNFKPNHAYASGEWQAQTYDPNKAGLELNPLKGFLPFSKLPSESVDPNNSFPHSMEWFYVSLRDLMTDWNTYNWAPLDAYLNDIASRGNQAAFRVYVDYPGRTSGIPQFLINGGLMTRDYDQNGNHDTSTHSLAPDWNDANLNQALRQFVTALGARYDGDPRIGFLTTGLYGFWGEWHTWPYNTDPTNWEMNQSNRDGLLSAFKSAFQKTQVLARYPYSASTADLKNAFGYHDDSFSYETLFANDWGFWSLITQNGLQNIWKTHPIGGELYPPLQQDTSFWQHWPNQNGEDFQTSVETTHASWLMYDRVYKNSLPDETAKLNALRAHKMLGYTLYNSSVQLSDSSASSLQVNVKLQNKGVAPFYYNWEVEFGVLNSSDTWVKSLGTKSWNLKSILPGDTDYSFSYSANHNLPAGDYRLVMRIVNPLTGGKTIRFANTRQDANLNGWLTLSGFHVSGSATTSTLLADPPVTPVTPPNSGVSAYEAEAAGNTLAGSAVITNCTTCSGGAKVGYLGNGSGTLKFNSVTVPSAGNYKLTIQYLNGEASRSAILSVNGAAGTSLSFPSSGAWTTVASQETTVHLQAGSNTLLFSQPTGYAPDIDRILVSVNPTGSGG, from the coding sequence ATGTCGAATGCAAGAATCGCAAGGCTAGGATTGATGATGGTCGTCTTTTGTCTACTTGGCTCGATAATGTTTATGAACTTCAAGCCCAACCATGCCTATGCGTCAGGGGAGTGGCAAGCCCAAACCTATGACCCGAACAAAGCAGGGCTGGAGCTAAATCCACTGAAGGGATTTTTACCCTTCTCCAAGCTTCCCTCGGAAAGTGTTGATCCGAACAACAGTTTTCCGCACAGCATGGAATGGTTCTACGTTTCACTTCGTGACCTGATGACGGATTGGAACACATACAACTGGGCACCGCTGGATGCCTATCTAAATGATATCGCTAGTCGGGGCAACCAGGCGGCTTTTCGTGTCTACGTTGACTACCCGGGGCGTACAAGCGGTATTCCGCAGTTTCTAATTAATGGCGGGCTTATGACCCGAGATTATGATCAGAACGGCAATCATGATACATCCACTCACAGTCTGGCCCCCGACTGGAACGACGCAAATCTGAATCAGGCTTTGCGACAGTTCGTCACCGCACTTGGGGCCCGCTATGATGGCGATCCTCGGATTGGCTTCCTGACAACAGGATTATACGGATTTTGGGGAGAGTGGCATACATGGCCCTACAATACAGACCCAACGAATTGGGAGATGAACCAGAGTAACCGTGACGGACTGCTTTCGGCATTCAAGAGCGCATTCCAGAAGACCCAGGTACTGGCCAGGTATCCTTATTCGGCGAGTACAGCAGATTTGAAAAACGCTTTCGGCTACCATGATGATTCTTTTTCGTACGAAACGTTGTTCGCAAATGACTGGGGATTCTGGAGTTTGATTACGCAGAACGGCCTGCAGAACATCTGGAAGACTCATCCGATTGGTGGCGAATTATACCCACCCCTCCAGCAGGATACGAGTTTTTGGCAGCACTGGCCCAACCAAAACGGTGAAGACTTCCAGACCTCAGTCGAAACGACACACGCCTCTTGGCTAATGTACGATCGTGTGTACAAAAATTCTTTGCCTGACGAGACGGCTAAGCTTAATGCGCTGCGAGCTCATAAAATGCTTGGTTATACGCTGTACAATTCATCGGTGCAGCTGAGTGATTCATCGGCGTCCTCACTGCAAGTCAACGTCAAACTCCAGAACAAGGGCGTTGCTCCGTTTTACTACAATTGGGAGGTCGAGTTCGGCGTACTGAATTCCTCCGATACATGGGTTAAGTCGCTTGGCACGAAATCGTGGAATCTGAAAAGCATCTTGCCTGGAGACACGGACTATTCCTTCTCGTATAGTGCGAATCACAACCTTCCCGCAGGGGATTACAGGTTAGTCATGCGGATTGTCAATCCACTCACCGGCGGCAAGACCATTCGTTTTGCGAACACGCGTCAGGACGCGAACCTAAATGGCTGGCTAACACTGTCCGGTTTCCACGTTTCTGGGAGTGCTACGACTTCTACTTTACTGGCTGACCCGCCCGTGACGCCAGTCACACCTCCGAATTCAGGTGTTAGCGCCTATGAGGCAGAGGCAGCGGGAAACACGTTAGCAGGTTCAGCGGTCATTACGAACTGCACGACTTGCTCAGGTGGGGCAAAGGTGGGTTATTTAGGCAACGGTAGCGGCACGCTGAAGTTTAATAGTGTAACAGTGCCGTCAGCAGGCAACTACAAATTGACGATCCAGTACTTGAATGGTGAAGCGAGCCGCTCCGCCATATTAAGTGTAAATGGAGCGGCTGGTACATCGCTCAGCTTCCCAAGTTCCGGCGCTTGGACAACAGTGGCTTCACAGGAGACGACAGTACATCTGCAGGCGGGGTCCAATACGTTGCTGTTCTCACAGCCCACGGGTTATGCCCCAGATATCGACCGCATCTTAGTGAGTGTGAACCCTACCGGTTCGGGAGGGTAA
- a CDS encoding glycoside hydrolase family 31 protein — MNNISITRLPGEYWWGGVINDGSSMPFGQTTYTRDLRVTDDNQASPLLLSNKGRYIWSEEPFAFHVDGNGLSVFDNAGEVVVEEEHSSLQGAYRHAAGTHFPPSKQMPDALVFTAPQYCTWVEMFYNPTQDRIIRYAESILANGLPPGVLIIDDNWMMDYGMWDFDKHRFPNPREMIDTLHGMGFKVMLWMCPYVSADCTMFKELRAGDLLLIGVDNAPIIRHWWNGYSAVVDYTKEEGAAWFKRQMDRLITDYGVDGFKLDAGEPFLPGGADTTQPVAWTRPLRQLEDCEAYANLGVGYSLVELRMCWKLGGQGLIQRQRDKTHTWDATGLSGLIPNAIAQGLLGYAFNCPDMIGGGMDGDINSPEFHFDSELFVRYTQCAALFPVMQFSMAPWRVLKGEELTWCLDAVQLRSELGPELLALARQAAADGLPILRSLEFEYPGGGYELVNDQFLLGQNLLVAPVVVKGLTSRNVIFPEGQWQDEDGKIINGPIELQVDAPLSRLPWYRKIQ; from the coding sequence ATGAATAATATCTCAATCACCCGGTTGCCCGGTGAGTACTGGTGGGGCGGTGTGATCAACGATGGCAGCTCCATGCCGTTTGGCCAGACAACATATACGAGGGATTTGCGTGTGACGGATGACAATCAGGCCTCGCCTTTGCTGCTCTCCAATAAAGGCAGATATATTTGGAGCGAGGAACCGTTTGCTTTCCATGTGGACGGGAATGGACTCTCGGTCTTTGATAACGCAGGTGAAGTCGTCGTGGAAGAGGAACATAGCTCACTGCAGGGAGCATACCGTCATGCTGCTGGCACACACTTCCCTCCTTCCAAGCAAATGCCCGACGCTCTCGTCTTCACAGCCCCGCAGTACTGTACCTGGGTCGAGATGTTCTATAACCCCACGCAGGACAGAATTATCCGTTATGCAGAATCAATTCTAGCGAACGGGCTACCGCCCGGCGTCCTCATTATCGACGACAATTGGATGATGGATTATGGCATGTGGGACTTTGACAAGCACAGGTTCCCGAATCCCCGGGAGATGATCGATACGCTTCATGGCATGGGTTTCAAGGTGATGCTCTGGATGTGCCCATACGTAAGTGCGGACTGCACCATGTTTAAGGAATTGCGGGCGGGTGATCTGCTTCTAATAGGCGTGGACAACGCGCCAATCATCCGACATTGGTGGAATGGGTACAGCGCAGTTGTGGATTATACGAAGGAGGAAGGTGCGGCCTGGTTCAAGCGGCAGATGGATCGTCTGATCACTGATTACGGTGTTGATGGTTTTAAGCTTGACGCCGGCGAGCCGTTCTTGCCGGGCGGAGCGGACACGACCCAGCCCGTTGCATGGACTCGTCCCCTGCGTCAGCTTGAAGACTGCGAAGCATATGCTAATCTCGGAGTTGGCTACTCGCTGGTTGAGTTGCGGATGTGTTGGAAACTCGGTGGCCAGGGACTCATCCAGCGCCAGCGGGACAAGACACATACCTGGGACGCCACTGGGCTCAGCGGACTCATACCCAACGCGATTGCTCAGGGACTGCTTGGTTACGCATTTAACTGCCCCGATATGATCGGCGGCGGTATGGACGGCGATATCAACTCCCCGGAATTTCACTTTGACAGCGAGTTGTTCGTAAGGTACACCCAGTGTGCCGCACTGTTCCCTGTGATGCAGTTTTCCATGGCACCCTGGCGCGTGCTGAAAGGTGAGGAGCTAACCTGGTGCCTTGACGCTGTACAGCTAAGATCCGAGCTTGGTCCCGAACTTCTGGCGCTTGCTCGCCAAGCCGCTGCAGACGGTTTACCGATACTGCGCAGCTTGGAGTTCGAATATCCCGGCGGCGGCTACGAGCTCGTAAATGACCAGTTTCTCCTCGGACAGAATCTGCTCGTTGCGCCAGTCGTCGTCAAGGGACTGACATCCAGAAACGTGATTTTTCCTGAGGGTCAATGGCAGGACGAGGATGGGAAGATCATCAACGGGCCAATCGAACTTCAAGTTGATGCGCCCCTCTCACGTCTGCCTTGGTATCGCAAAATCCAATAG
- a CDS encoding ABC transporter substrate-binding protein, which translates to MNIRKKMAAGIASLLLVSLMVGCNSSNDGGGATDGGAQKNVTISYTIWDKNQQPAMEAIADAFTEQHPNIKVKVDAIPWGEYWTKMSAAAPAGMLPDVFWMHGGQFMKYAEGQFLEPITDKVQANEIDLNNYASNLVSIYTMDGQNYGIPKDFDTIGLAYNKELFDQANIPYPDDTWDYAKLAEVAKQLSQPDKGIYGFGAKLDTQAGYWNDMLANGGFILNDDMTKSGYDELASIEALKARYQMILDKASPTHQQMTDTDSVEMFKSGKLAMIFDGSWDNGNLASSEIIKGKYDWAPLPKGKVKRGNIINGIGNVMSTKGKHKDEAWQFLKFLGSKEAAEITAEMGAAIPAFNNTQDAWVKNNPDLNLQVFIDQAGDATPYPSGSKSYPVWFSKEAEIMSQAWGGAISIEEGAKKVAEMMNQAIEGAK; encoded by the coding sequence ATGAATATAAGAAAAAAAATGGCAGCAGGGATCGCCAGCTTACTTCTTGTCTCGTTGATGGTGGGCTGTAATAGTTCTAACGACGGGGGCGGGGCTACCGACGGTGGTGCCCAGAAGAACGTTACGATCTCTTATACGATCTGGGACAAAAACCAGCAGCCGGCAATGGAGGCGATCGCCGATGCGTTCACTGAGCAGCACCCGAATATCAAGGTGAAAGTTGATGCTATTCCTTGGGGCGAATATTGGACGAAGATGTCCGCCGCAGCGCCAGCGGGAATGCTGCCTGATGTATTCTGGATGCATGGCGGTCAGTTTATGAAGTACGCAGAAGGCCAGTTCCTCGAGCCGATCACGGACAAAGTGCAGGCCAATGAAATCGATCTGAACAACTACGCGTCCAACCTCGTCTCCATCTATACGATGGACGGTCAAAACTACGGTATTCCAAAGGACTTCGATACCATTGGTCTGGCCTACAACAAGGAGCTGTTCGATCAGGCGAACATTCCTTATCCAGACGATACATGGGATTATGCCAAGCTTGCTGAAGTCGCCAAACAGCTAAGTCAGCCAGACAAGGGCATTTACGGTTTTGGCGCAAAGCTGGACACCCAAGCCGGCTACTGGAACGACATGTTAGCGAACGGTGGTTTTATTTTAAATGACGACATGACCAAATCCGGCTACGACGAGTTGGCTTCGATTGAGGCACTAAAGGCCCGTTACCAGATGATTCTTGACAAGGCTTCGCCGACGCACCAGCAGATGACCGACACGGATTCGGTCGAAATGTTCAAGTCCGGCAAGCTCGCGATGATTTTCGACGGGTCCTGGGACAACGGCAATCTGGCGAGTAGTGAAATTATCAAAGGAAAGTACGATTGGGCACCCCTGCCGAAGGGGAAGGTCAAGCGTGGCAATATCATTAATGGCATCGGCAACGTCATGTCCACTAAGGGTAAGCACAAGGATGAAGCATGGCAGTTCCTGAAATTCCTCGGCTCCAAGGAGGCCGCTGAGATCACGGCAGAGATGGGTGCCGCGATTCCGGCGTTCAATAACACGCAAGACGCATGGGTGAAGAACAATCCCGATTTGAACCTGCAGGTATTCATTGATCAGGCGGGGGACGCGACTCCGTACCCGAGCGGTTCAAAATCGTACCCAGTCTGGTTCTCGAAAGAAGCAGAAATCATGTCACAGGCATGGGGCGGCGCCATTTCAATCGAAGAAGGCGCCAAGAAAGTGGCGGAAATGATGAATCAGGCGATTGAGGGCGCAAAGTAA
- a CDS encoding carbohydrate ABC transporter permease, whose protein sequence is MSRVVSSKHRSNLIIHLVLIAGAAVMVLPFLWMILTSLKTTTEATQIPITILPAEPSLRGYVDALRQSAFLHYYANTLMAAFMKTLFPVVFSAMAAFAFARIRFPGRGLCFFLIISVMMIPNPVFYTPQYLMMSKLGLVNTTTALWITSLVSPFATFLLRQFFLGISKELEEAAVLDGCNPFQIFRYIMLPLVKSALVAVVIIQLLWSWNELQWPLIINSSPEKLTLSAGLATLVSMFGTDYPVLMAGAFMAVIPMLILFFIFQRRFIEGVAFSASKG, encoded by the coding sequence GTGAGCAGAGTTGTCTCTTCGAAGCATAGAAGCAACCTTATTATTCATTTGGTTCTGATCGCTGGCGCAGCCGTCATGGTGCTTCCATTTCTCTGGATGATTCTTACGTCGCTCAAGACGACGACGGAGGCGACCCAGATTCCGATTACGATATTACCTGCCGAGCCGAGCTTGCGAGGCTATGTAGACGCCCTTAGGCAGTCGGCCTTCTTGCATTATTATGCGAATACGCTGATGGCTGCGTTCATGAAAACATTATTCCCTGTCGTCTTCAGCGCGATGGCGGCCTTTGCATTTGCACGCATTCGCTTTCCGGGTAGAGGTCTGTGTTTTTTTCTGATCATTTCGGTCATGATGATTCCCAACCCGGTGTTCTATACCCCGCAATATTTGATGATGAGCAAACTAGGATTGGTGAATACGACGACCGCACTTTGGATCACTTCGCTCGTCAGCCCATTTGCTACCTTTTTGCTGCGCCAGTTTTTCCTCGGAATCTCCAAAGAATTGGAGGAGGCGGCAGTGCTCGACGGATGCAATCCGTTCCAAATCTTTCGCTACATCATGCTGCCGCTTGTCAAGTCAGCACTGGTTGCAGTCGTCATCATCCAACTACTCTGGTCATGGAATGAACTACAGTGGCCACTTATCATCAACAGCTCACCGGAAAAATTAACGCTGTCGGCAGGCCTTGCCACACTTGTCTCCATGTTCGGTACGGATTATCCTGTATTGATGGCTGGGGCGTTCATGGCCGTTATTCCGATGCTCATACTGTTTTTTATTTTCCAACGGCGGTTTATTGAGGGTGTCGCCTTCAGTGCCAGTAAGGGATGA
- a CDS encoding sensor histidine kinase, which produces MKLTIFTKIVLVIFLLLVSTLLLYYLTNRSSVRLIKQEIQRVKLNELTFLAGDIDNNLSKVSSFSDFLVLDKDVRLLATPSFLEGDFELNKLKLRVSDKLNLLHALNNWNAEFMVIYDEDSSSFSSTSSSSKLSELYLETHFRPFWQYEQTGDGTYLTYYLAHPYTFRFDPEEVSYVVRAKIDTKNVLAYLDRAKGTNDNSTILLSTAGDVLASDTGKLPFIRELTSRLEVGKELSGNRLIKLNGEQYLVNFTALSNFKDWYIADYTPISEVLNPIYANQRLYYFSSVFLLLFSILLALLLYRDVQIPIRKLLWGVRKITSGQYSIKLHQESNDEFMYLFERFNEMSKEIKELIERVYIEQIRSKEAKLRQLQSQIQPHFLYNSLAFIKSMTELDEKQAVIDMSISLSRYFRQTIKFENTYTTVRDELELVRLYLTIQSLQMDRFVFTIDVEEQLLDIQVPRLLLQPLAENAILHGIEALRMVGDIRIRGYSNGEYCELIVADNGCGVEPGRLDTLRNAIYYGADANTAWALHNVYERMRAMLGSEADMELANGELGGLQVTLRWKVVREQEVTEIC; this is translated from the coding sequence ATGAAACTAACCATTTTCACAAAAATTGTACTTGTCATCTTTCTACTGCTCGTCTCTACCCTGCTTCTGTACTACCTGACCAATCGCTCCAGCGTGCGGCTCATCAAGCAGGAAATTCAAAGAGTGAAATTGAATGAGCTTACTTTCCTGGCCGGAGACATCGACAACAATCTGTCCAAAGTATCGTCCTTTAGCGATTTTCTCGTACTCGACAAAGATGTGCGATTGCTTGCGACTCCTTCCTTTCTGGAAGGAGATTTTGAGCTGAACAAGTTGAAACTGCGGGTATCGGACAAGTTGAACCTGTTGCATGCCCTGAACAACTGGAACGCCGAATTTATGGTGATTTACGATGAGGATAGTTCATCTTTCTCCTCCACGTCCTCTTCGTCAAAGTTAAGCGAACTGTACCTGGAGACGCACTTCCGTCCGTTCTGGCAGTATGAGCAGACGGGCGATGGCACGTATTTGACGTATTATTTGGCGCATCCGTACACCTTCCGCTTTGATCCGGAGGAAGTGTCTTATGTCGTCAGGGCCAAGATCGACACCAAAAATGTACTCGCCTACTTGGACCGCGCCAAGGGAACGAACGACAACAGCACAATCTTGTTGTCTACGGCCGGGGATGTGCTTGCAAGCGACACAGGGAAGCTTCCTTTCATCCGTGAATTGACAAGCCGACTTGAAGTTGGTAAAGAACTGAGTGGTAACCGACTTATTAAACTGAACGGTGAGCAATACCTCGTTAATTTCACTGCTCTGAGTAACTTTAAAGATTGGTACATCGCCGACTATACCCCGATCAGTGAGGTGCTCAATCCGATCTATGCCAACCAGCGTCTCTACTACTTCTCTAGCGTTTTCCTACTTCTGTTCAGTATCCTGCTCGCCCTGCTGTTATACCGGGACGTGCAGATTCCGATACGTAAACTGCTCTGGGGCGTGAGGAAAATCACATCCGGTCAATATTCCATCAAGCTCCACCAAGAGAGCAATGACGAATTCATGTATTTGTTTGAGCGCTTCAACGAAATGTCCAAAGAGATCAAAGAATTAATTGAAAGGGTTTACATAGAACAGATACGCTCCAAAGAAGCAAAGCTTCGGCAGCTCCAATCCCAGATCCAGCCGCACTTCCTGTACAACTCGCTTGCATTTATCAAGAGTATGACCGAGCTTGATGAGAAGCAGGCCGTCATTGACATGTCTATAAGCTTAAGCCGTTATTTCCGGCAAACGATCAAGTTCGAGAACACGTATACAACGGTGCGGGATGAGCTTGAGCTCGTCCGGTTATACCTGACGATCCAGAGCCTTCAGATGGACCGCTTCGTTTTCACCATTGATGTCGAAGAGCAGCTCCTCGATATACAGGTGCCGCGACTGCTTCTACAACCGCTCGCGGAAAATGCCATTCTGCACGGCATTGAGGCGCTGCGCATGGTTGGTGACATCCGAATTCGTGGCTATTCCAACGGTGAATATTGTGAGCTTATTGTGGCGGATAACGGCTGTGGTGTCGAGCCCGGTCGACTCGACACGCTTCGTAATGCAATCTACTACGGCGCGGACGCCAATACTGCGTGGGCGCTTCACAATGTATATGAGCGGATGAGAGCGATGCTCGGCTCAGAGGCCGATATGGAGCTGGCTAATGGAGAACTGGGTGGACTTCAGGTGACGCTGCGCTGGAAAGTGGTCCGTGAACAGGAGGTAACAGAGATATGTTAA
- a CDS encoding carbohydrate ABC transporter permease, which produces MHSKSRYIWAYMMIAPTLIGTLIFWSWPAVYSIYLSFLKSENFGLVNHWVGWANYERLFMDEEFWQNLRNTILYVVLFVPTTIILSTFFAVLLNAKIKGQAVYRVIYFLPQVTMAAAAAMVWVIIFAQDYGLLNSVLGTHIAWISDKRFAMYALVMVGVWGAIGFNMLLILAGLQGIPRTLYEAAEIDGAVGFRKFRSITLPLLTPTLFFTSIVLVIGATQIFDSIYLIIGKTNVALPAVRSLVYAYYQNSFIYYDQNYGAAIVNILLVINLVLTGIQFMLQKKWVIYD; this is translated from the coding sequence ATGCATTCGAAAAGCAGATATATATGGGCTTATATGATGATCGCTCCGACATTGATCGGAACGCTCATTTTCTGGAGCTGGCCAGCAGTCTATTCCATCTATCTGAGCTTCCTGAAGTCCGAAAACTTCGGCCTTGTCAACCACTGGGTCGGTTGGGCCAACTACGAGAGATTATTTATGGATGAAGAGTTCTGGCAAAATCTACGTAATACGATACTTTATGTTGTGCTGTTTGTACCTACGACGATTATACTTTCGACGTTCTTCGCCGTACTGCTGAACGCTAAGATCAAGGGCCAGGCTGTCTACCGGGTCATTTATTTTCTACCGCAGGTTACGATGGCGGCCGCGGCTGCTATGGTGTGGGTCATTATTTTCGCTCAGGATTACGGACTACTAAACTCTGTACTCGGCACACACATCGCGTGGATCTCTGACAAGCGGTTCGCCATGTATGCTCTTGTCATGGTCGGTGTTTGGGGAGCGATTGGCTTTAACATGTTGCTGATCCTAGCTGGGCTTCAAGGCATTCCACGTACTCTGTATGAGGCGGCTGAGATTGATGGCGCTGTCGGCTTTCGCAAGTTTCGTTCCATTACGCTCCCGCTATTAACACCAACACTATTTTTTACGTCGATCGTGCTTGTGATCGGTGCCACACAAATTTTTGACAGTATCTATCTGATTATCGGTAAAACGAACGTTGCGCTACCGGCCGTGCGTTCTCTTGTATACGCTTATTACCAAAATTCATTTATCTATTACGATCAGAACTATGGAGCAGCGATTGTCAACATTTTGCTGGTGATCAACCTGGTTTTGACGGGTATCCAGTTCATGCTGCAAAAAAAATGGGTGATTTACGATTGA